Within the Chryseobacterium geocarposphaerae genome, the region CTGGAAGACTGGAGGGTTGACAGTTTTTTCAATGCCCTCCATATTGATTATCTTCAGAAGCAATACTGGAAGAGCAGATATTCGGTTTCTTTTCCGAGGCTTCGGCCCGCGGAAGGAATTATTGAACCTAATTTTATCATGTCAGACAGAGATTTGTTGCAATTGATCTGCGCTTACAGAATCTGGAATGAAGAGTTGGAAATTTCTATTTCTACAAGAGAAAATGAAAAGTTCAGGGATCATATCATATCACTGGGAGCAACGGCAATGAGCGCGGCTTCAAAAACCAATCCAGGCGGTTATGCAGTTGATAAAGAATCTTTGGAGCAATTTGAGACCAGTGATGAAAGAAGTATGGAAGAAATTAAAACGATTATTAAAAAAGCCGGCTATGATCCAATTATGAAAGATTGGGATGCTGTTTATAGTGGAGTTTAAAACATTTTTAACCATTAAGATTTTATTTAAGGGTTAAGTCTAATTAAGAAAATATTGGAAAATATTTTTTAGTATTCAGCTTATTTTATTCACTTGTGAATACTTAATTCTTCTCAACTTCTAAAAAAATCTTAATGGTTCAAATAAATCAGAAAAGAAAATGAAAAACGAAGATGTTTTTGCACGATATAGTCGACAAATTTTTATAGAGGAAATAGGATTGGAAGGTCAGCGAAAAATTATGAATGCTAAAGTATTGGTGATTGGAGCAGGAGGTCTGGGAGGTTCTGTAATCCAATATTTAGCTGCAGCAGGAGTCGGTAAGTTAGGAGTAGCAGATTTTGATGAGGTTGAACTCCATAATTTGAACCGACAAACCATTCATAATGAAAACTCTATTGGGATTTCTAAAGTGAAAAGTGCTGAAGAATTTGTGAAAAAGCTAAATCATCAGGTTAAATTTATTGGAATAGAGCAAAAGATTAATGAGGCTAATGCAGAAGAAATTATTTCCGGGTTTGATATTATTATCGACGGGTCGGATAATTTTAAAACGAGATATTTAGTTAATGATGTTTGTGTGAAACTGAAAAAGCCTTTAGTGTACGGAAGTATTCTTGGTTTTTCAGGACAGGTTGCGATTTTCAATTGTAACGGAAGCAAAAATTTGCGGGATATTTTCCCAGAACCGCCTTTCGATGAAAATCTTCCTGATTGCGACAGCCTGGGAGTTCTGGGCGCATTACCAGGAATTGTAGGAAGTATGATGGCCAATCTGACCTTAAAAATAATAACGGATTTACCTTTACATTTAAATCAATTGACACTGATTGATACGTTGGAATGGAGATTCCATACAATTGATTTTTAAATTATATTGTTAAAGAAAGCGAGTCAGCAAAATATTGCTGACTCGTTTTCGATTGTATATATTACTGTCCCTGATTCAGTACTCCGCCATTGTCATCTTTTGGAGTTTCGGTGTTGAGAATATTTTGATCTACTTTAGCCAGTTTATTCCTCGTAGGAATTTTATAATTTACAGAAATTCCGAAAGTTCGGCTGTCCCATCGGTTATTCAGATAGATAGGAGTAGGAGTATTTACCGTTTTGAAATTCATTCTGCTGCTGTTGAAGATATCGTTGGCAAAAAGGCTTACTGTCAATCGGTCACTGTCAAATTTCTTGCTCAGATTCAGGTCAACACGATTCATGATCGGTTGGGTAGATTGGAAGAAATAATAATTCCCTTTGGTTGAATAAGACAAAGTTGGAGAAAACTTAATTCCCTTCGGAAGAATAAATTGTCCTGATACATTAAAGAACCACATCCCTTTCTTATCCGTAATTTCTTTAATATTCTGAAATTGGTATCCTGCATAGAAATAAAGAAAATTAATCTTGTCAGGATTGAAGTCGAATTTCATGATTTCGCTCAATGGTTTGCTGAATATCATCAACGGAACTGG harbors:
- a CDS encoding HesA/MoeB/ThiF family protein, whose product is MKNEDVFARYSRQIFIEEIGLEGQRKIMNAKVLVIGAGGLGGSVIQYLAAAGVGKLGVADFDEVELHNLNRQTIHNENSIGISKVKSAEEFVKKLNHQVKFIGIEQKINEANAEEIISGFDIIIDGSDNFKTRYLVNDVCVKLKKPLVYGSILGFSGQVAIFNCNGSKNLRDIFPEPPFDENLPDCDSLGVLGALPGIVGSMMANLTLKIITDLPLHLNQLTLIDTLEWRFHTIDF